In Plasmodium malariae genome assembly, contig: PmUG01_00_25, whole genome shotgun sequence, the following are encoded in one genomic region:
- the PmUG01_00047300 gene encoding fam-m protein, with translation MEQNIKLLLFIKIAVFILLNWIYIFNRNINKFNKSFDQTCNIYEKLNTRNCRLLAKYNKVKDSNVASLTKDLPYNEGYAKKNIYNDEKGVERSNKQYNRNLLKKAQYYTEVIDYNIGIFDGKHFHFEKKWIKKKDYDNFLEKKRRICDIALKKIKFKNYGYIVAMFLIFIMFVIGIYKIPRLESLDAAWKDLGSGNILKTLYETVAKWDPTVKASIYLTSFSVIILISIILLVIGICKILKNNEKYNKIKLMTE, from the exons atggaACAGAATATTAagttacttttatttattaaaattgctgtgtttatccttttaaattggatatacatttttaacaGAAATATC aacAAGTTTAACAAATCCTTTGATCAGACCTgcaatatttatgaaaagttAAATACAAGAAATTGTAGATTACtggcaaaatataataaggtTAAGGATTCAAATGTTGCAAGTTTAACAAAAGACTTACCATATAATGAAGGatacgcaaaaaaaaatatatataatgatgaaaaaggAGTAGAAAGAAGCaataaacaatataatagAAATTTGTTAAAGAAAGCACAATACTATACAGAAGTTATAGATTATAATATCGGAATAtttgatggaaaacattttcattttgaaaaaaaatggattaaaaaaaaggattacGATAATTTTCttgagaaaaaaagaagaatttgtgatatagctttaaaaaaaataaaatttaaaaattacggATATATAGTTGctatgtttttaatttttatcatgTTTGTAATTGGAATATACAAAATACCAAGATTAGAGTCTCTGGATGCTGCATGGAAAGACCTTGGTAGTGGCAATATATTGAAAACTTTGTATGAAACCGTAGCAAAGTGGGATCCAACAGTAAAGGCATCCATTTATTTAACATCATTTAGTGTAATTATACTTATATCGATTATTTTGCTTGTAATAGGAATTTGTAAAATCTTaaagaataatgaaaaatataacaaaattaagttaatgactgagtaa
- the PmUG01_00047400 gene encoding fam-l protein, whose product MEQKIKFPFFIKIFTIIVLRWIYHYYSDVIYLGELFYKKNFDKKLERTTQRTLAKYNQDKITCNIMLKEEIPNNERLEEKDIVNNEKGGTGCKNHSYVSLTKNTKGHKQSKKNNSGMFETKKYSCFEKKIFKDLDYIDYLKNNRTISNKVYKKIICKKYGLGIAIPIVLVLFLLTVFIVDLALGLVPESKGGLWYELGLWEHLKKLVDGNSGWLYTFLKSVRSKLPTGFTNCGKWASSEASGVGSHTCSEACTLNNLFGYVVYFIPFIILGLIFIIKVVYYHKKVKKYQKIKLRKK is encoded by the exons atggaacaaaaaattaagttccctttttttattaagatatttacaattattgTTCTAAGGTggatatatcattattacaGCGATGTG ATTTATCTTGGAGAATTgttttataagaaaaattttgataaaaaattagaaagaACAACTCAACGAACactagcaaaatataatcaggataaaattacatgtaatataatgttaaaaGAGGAGATACCAAATAATGAAAGACTCGAAGAAAAAGACATagttaataatgaaaaaggggGAACTGGATGTAAGAACCATTCTTATGTAAGTTTAACAAAGAATACTAAAGGTCATAAAcaatctaaaaaaaataattctggTATGTTTGAaaccaaaaaatattcctgtttcgaaaaaaaaatatttaaagatcttgattatatagattatcttaaaaataatagaacaaTTAGTAATAAggtttacaaaaaaataatatgtaaaaagtaCGGTTTAGGAATTGCTATACCTATAGTATTggttttgtttttattaacagTGTTCATAGTAGATCTAGCATTGGGTTTGGTACCTGAAAGTAAAGGGGGATTGTGGTATGAATTAGGGTTGTGGGagcatttaaaaaagttgGTAGATGGTAATAGTGGATGgttgtatacatttttaaaatcagTGAGATCTAAGTTGCCAACAGGTTTTACGAATTGTGGGAAATGGGCTTCCTCAGAAGCATCAGGAGTTGGTAGTCATACGTGTAGTGAGGCGTGTAcgttaaataatttatttggttatgtagtatattttataccttttattatattaggtctcatatttataataaaggTTGTTTActaccataaaaaagttaagaaataccaaaaaattaaattaaggaaaaagtaa